Genomic window (bacterium):
AAATATGGCTGGGGCACCAGAGAATAAGGCTAACCAGAGAAAACGGACACGAAAGGTTCAACAAAGAGCTTGAAACAGAGACAAAAACCAGGTTTAGGGTTTTTATTCGTCAAAACATACGTGATCCGTTAAATTTCTCGATTGGCCTTATCTACATAGACAGAGCAACTGGTGAGAATATACCTCTTCTTAGATGTAACGGGCCTACTCATCAACACCCGAATAAAATAGAAGGCGACAATACTGACTTCGTTTGTCATATCCATAAGGCTACTCAGAGATACATTGAAGCTGGGAAGAAACCTGAAGGCTGGGCTGAGGAAACAAATAAATTTAACAACATCGATTCAGCTCTTGCGATTTTTTCAAAGATAGTTAATATTCGACCAGTTCCATATTTACGTGAGACGCCACCTGTATTACCGGAGTTGTTCTAAAATGGGATTCATAGAAGAAATAAATGGCAAACTAAATGAAGCCATGAAAACAGCAATCGCTCTTAAGCAAGAGGGTAAAAACACTTATCGCTTGTTAACACCCTTTGTTTTTGAGGATGGTGATGGATTCGTAGCTTTTATAGAAACAATTAACGGTAAGCTTCGTTTTACAGACCATGGGAATACATTAATGCATGTTTCATATGATGTTGATATCAATTCAGAAACGCGAAAGAAGATTCTTAATGGTATCCTTTCTACCCATGATTTAACTTATTATGAAGGGGAAATTCTAACAGAGGCAAATTATGAGGATGCTGGATTAGCCTTCTGGGATTTCATTCAAGGGTTAATTCGAATATCAGATATATCTCTATGGAAATTCGAAAGAGCTAGTTCGCTTTTCTTCGAAGAGTTTGAGGAATTTATGGAATCACGAATTAAACAAAAAGTCCCCGAATTGTTAAAAGGCTGGCACGAACCTGCTATAGACGAAAGTAACCTGTATGAAATACCATGGTTATGTAGGAATGGTGGGAAGCCATTATTCGTTTTTCCAATTCAATCAACAGTCCAGTGTGACCAAGCTGTTAAATCGTGTCTTAAGTATGAAGGTGGCGGTTACGAATTCAATTCGTTCGCAGTTTATGCAGAAATAGAGAAGGTAAAAGATAAATCGATAAATCAATTAATGGATTTAGGTGCGCAATCGGTTTCTAGTTTTGATTCTCAAAGAAAAGACCGTGCAGAAAAAATTATTCTTGACCGTTTTATTTCGCCCCTGCGCTCCGGCGTAGGTGCGGTTAAATAGACACTCGGCGTCGTTCGTTCTTTTAAAATAGTTTTGATTCGTTGGCTGTAGGGGCGACCCCATGTGGTCGCCGTTTTTTTAATCCCCCCGGAATTGCTTACGCAATTCCGCCCCCCTTGTTAAGGGGGTTTCGTGGACAGCTTTGCCCCCCTTAATAAGGTCCGGTGCCGGGGATGTCCGAAGGACAGGGGGGATTATCATGTAGAATGTATTTTACATTAAGAGCGGCTTGCCGACCTCCCGTTTTCATTGCGGAAATCTTGCGCCCACGGAGCGAGTCGCGCTCCGTGGCGAGCAATACGACAGTCGGCTCGGCCGACCGCGCTCCGCGTCGAGCACGTTGCCTGTCGCCGCTGGCGACCGCGGTTTGTGCCACCCCTCTTTGAAAAGAGGGGAATGGGGATGGGAAATTGACAATTGATAATTGAGTATTGATAATTGAAAAGGGGCTCGGCCGACCGGGAGCACACAAGGTGTTTTCCTACGGGATGGGAGGAAAATTCTGGATTTCCCTACGGGTCGAAATGACAGGGTTATTGCGGGAGATTTCTCCCCTTCGGGTCGAAATGACAGAGGGGAAGCGCGCCTTGCCTAAGGGGTTTTGCTATAATAGCAATTTTTAATACCTATTATTTGTTCTTTAAAGCCTGCTCGAACATCGAGCGAACAAAGGGATCGGTTTCGAGTTCGAAGCGCCTTCTCATCTCGGCAATTGTCTCTTTGCCGCCTAATGATCCAAGGCATTTAACTGCATGTCCACGAATTATTGGGTCATTGGAATCGAGGAGTTTTAAAACAGCGCCTCGAGCTGCCGAGAGCCTTGTTTCAATAACAACCTTTTCGAGCGTTGTATCAGCCTCGAATTTTTTACATGAAGATTGAATAACGCGCAGTATATGATAAATTGCTGGTTTTTCCAAATTGTCAAGTTCCTCGAGTGCAACATCGAAGGCCTGCTCGCGCATATTAACAATACCATATTGTGCGGCTAGGCGCACTGTTAGGTAATCGTCGTTCAGAGCTTTTAAAAGCGTAGGAATCGCCCGTTCGTCTTCAATACTGGCGAGAGCCTTGGCGACCATATAGCGCACAGCTTGCTTTTTGTCCGTCGCCCATTTCATAATCTGCGGGACTGCATCCTTCGATTTGATCTTACCAAGCGCTGAGATAGTGCCTATACGCGTTCGCTTGATCTTCAAGAATGGAAGAAGCGAATCCACCGCCTCTTCGTCTTTAATTTCGCCGAGGAAGTATATAGCGCTTCCGCGTCTTCGGATGTTATCATTGTCGTGAAGTGTGGCATATAGGCAAGGCTTTATAAGTTCCGGTTTTTTCTCGCAAAAACGCTGTATTGTGCGAGTGCGTAAGGAGGATTTAGTATCGAGCTGCTTTTCGCATATATAATCCGCCGAGACTTGTCCTGAATCGAGCAGTTCCTGAAAAGCCTTGTCGGATTTGTCTTTAGCGGAACCCACTCCCCATAGGGATGCATCATTGAAAATACTCTCAATTGTGCGGTCGGAATCGGGTTCTTCCTCGGCAAGCTCTTCCGCCAGTTCCTTCACCGGGTCGGGGAATTTTTCACCAGAGATATCCATACCGAAACCGATATCACCGGTGAACCAGCGCTTGTTATTTCCAGCGAGAGTGATGTCTGAATAGTGATCGGTTCCCTCTATATCGAGGAAAAGGCCCATGCTTCCTGTGCCGCGTGCTCCGCGTGCATAGCCCCAATTGGAGCTTGTTAGGCGGCGTTTGGCATAGAGGTCGTCGCCGTTACGGTCGAGGAAAAGGACGAAGGAATTGGTAAGCGAGGTGCCGTTGCCGCCATCGATGACATATATATCGTTGCCGCGATATTCGGAGAAGAAGCCGACGGAATAGTCGTGCGCAGATCCCTGACCGGGGCCTTGTGGTGAAACATAGATATCGTTGCCAGCGCGGTCAATAAGCGCACCAACTGAGAGGTGAATCCCTGAGCCTTGAGGATACCAGACCGATGTGTAAACATCGTTGCCAGCGTTATCAATAAGTGCAGCGATGGAATACCAGTAGCTAACCCCTTGGCCATAAACGCCCGTGGTATATGTGTCGTTCCCTTCCTTATCGAAAAGGAAGCCGACGCCACCGGAGACATCAGGTCGCCAACCGATAGCGAATCCTTGAGCAAAGGAATGGTAATCAAAAGGGGCGAGGGGCGCATGGGAGTATTTTCCGCCGGAAAAATATTGGTCTGAGCCGCCATGGTCATTTAAAAGACCACATCCTTTTGGGCCGGCGAAGGCCTGTGCGTGGCAATAAGAACGGTAACTATCCTCGCCGTCGCCTTCGATCAAAGCGCCGACACCAAAGTTCCCTGCGCCCTGAACAAAGACCCCACCAGAGTAATTATCATCGCCTGCTTCATCGATTAAAATACCCGCGCCGAAAAGCCCGGAACCCTGACCGTAATGAGTGCATCTATATGTATCATCACCTTCGATGTCACGAAGATACCCGACTCCGAAAACACCTGAAGCCTGATTGAAAATCTCTGAACGGCCGTCGTAGAAATCGTTGCCTGCTATATCTATAACCACACCGAAGGGTTTGCTTCCAACACGACCAGCTGCATGAAGGCCATTATAGATATCGTCACCACCGGGATCGAGGATTATCTGAGCATCCTCGAATATGTCAGTAGAATTACATCCAATTATTGCTTTGCCCCAACGCGTGATAAGCTCGGTGGGCATTTCAACTGGCTTAGAGGTTTCTGTCATTGCTTTAGTTGCCATATTCACGCCCAGTATGACTGCTTGAGTTGCAAGGCCTAGTTCCTCTAAAGAAAAATTATACATCGCTTCATACAGCGAATCCAGAGCAACCTCATTACTCGTATCGAAATCGCTTGAAACCAGTTCTAGCAGGTAGATGCTGAGGCTGTCGTCGAGTGTGTCCTCGCTGTCTGTCCAGAATGTCGGTAGCAAATATAAAAGCGAATCGCGCGAAGCTGGAGGAAGCTTTTCCATCATGCGTTCGGTGTGTTCTGAGGCTATATCGAAAGAGGCTAGTAAATATCTTATAGCTGTGCGATAAGGTTCAGCTATTTCCTCGCCAGTTCTGTCTTTAGCGGCAATTCTGTAAATTTGCTTCTCAAATTTCGAGATCGTTTTACTCGATAATTTGGCATCGATAAGAGAGAAAGCCCATTTGATGTTATTCCCGGGGTGTTCTGAATTATCTAGGGCGAGACGTGTCCATGAATCGAGCGTGTCCGGCAACTCGAACGGCTTATCCAGCATACGTTTAACTATCTTAAGTTGGAAAAGTGTATCCGAGGCCCATTTTTTCTCGAATTCTGCGTCAGTGCGGGTTAGACCAGAGAAATCCAGCATGGAATCTATTTTCGCACGCGAGAATTCATCTATGGCTGGAGGGAAATTATCGGGTGTAAAATCCTGAGCAAGCGCAACCATAACCAAAAGGAAAAAGGCAATTAAAGAAATAATCCGTCTCATATTAACTCCTCGTAAAATTCATAACTCTATAAATTAAACATAAATATGTATTACAAAAGCGGTTTTTTTAAACTAAGTCACATAGATAACTTCAAATTACTGCTGCAACACTATATCTTAATGGTATTTGTATTGCGCTAAGATAATTTATTTTTTGTTAAATAAATCATCGCCTCAAGAGAGTAAGAAAAGTGTATGCTATTAACATGTTAAGTATTTTTTATTCCTATAAGGTCAGCAATTGTAAGTTATTGATATATAGCAAGATATTCGCGATACACCAGAGGCGAAACAGCTAAAAAATATTTTAATTTGCTATTTTATTCTGGAAATATGAGTTAATATCTATATA
Coding sequences:
- a CDS encoding DUF1828 domain-containing protein codes for the protein MGFIEEINGKLNEAMKTAIALKQEGKNTYRLLTPFVFEDGDGFVAFIETINGKLRFTDHGNTLMHVSYDVDINSETRKKILNGILSTHDLTYYEGEILTEANYEDAGLAFWDFIQGLIRISDISLWKFERASSLFFEEFEEFMESRIKQKVPELLKGWHEPAIDESNLYEIPWLCRNGGKPLFVFPIQSTVQCDQAVKSCLKYEGGGYEFNSFAVYAEIEKVKDKSINQLMDLGAQSVSSFDSQRKDRAEKIILDRFISPLRSGVGAVK
- a CDS encoding HEAT repeat domain-containing protein, with the translated sequence MRRIISLIAFFLLVMVALAQDFTPDNFPPAIDEFSRAKIDSMLDFSGLTRTDAEFEKKWASDTLFQLKIVKRMLDKPFELPDTLDSWTRLALDNSEHPGNNIKWAFSLIDAKLSSKTISKFEKQIYRIAAKDRTGEEIAEPYRTAIRYLLASFDIASEHTERMMEKLPPASRDSLLYLLPTFWTDSEDTLDDSLSIYLLELVSSDFDTSNEVALDSLYEAMYNFSLEELGLATQAVILGVNMATKAMTETSKPVEMPTELITRWGKAIIGCNSTDIFEDAQIILDPGGDDIYNGLHAAGRVGSKPFGVVIDIAGNDFYDGRSEIFNQASGVFGVGYLRDIEGDDTYRCTHYGQGSGLFGAGILIDEAGDDNYSGGVFVQGAGNFGVGALIEGDGEDSYRSYCHAQAFAGPKGCGLLNDHGGSDQYFSGGKYSHAPLAPFDYHSFAQGFAIGWRPDVSGGVGFLFDKEGNDTYTTGVYGQGVSYWYSIAALIDNAGNDVYTSVWYPQGSGIHLSVGALIDRAGNDIYVSPQGPGQGSAHDYSVGFFSEYRGNDIYVIDGGNGTSLTNSFVLFLDRNGDDLYAKRRLTSSNWGYARGARGTGSMGLFLDIEGTDHYSDITLAGNNKRWFTGDIGFGMDISGEKFPDPVKELAEELAEEEPDSDRTIESIFNDASLWGVGSAKDKSDKAFQELLDSGQVSADYICEKQLDTKSSLRTRTIQRFCEKKPELIKPCLYATLHDNDNIRRRGSAIYFLGEIKDEEAVDSLLPFLKIKRTRIGTISALGKIKSKDAVPQIMKWATDKKQAVRYMVAKALASIEDERAIPTLLKALNDDYLTVRLAAQYGIVNMREQAFDVALEELDNLEKPAIYHILRVIQSSCKKFEADTTLEKVVIETRLSAARGAVLKLLDSNDPIIRGHAVKCLGSLGGKETIAEMRRRFELETDPFVRSMFEQALKNK